One Drosophila santomea strain STO CAGO 1482 chromosome X, Prin_Dsan_1.1, whole genome shotgun sequence DNA segment encodes these proteins:
- the LOC120455814 gene encoding negative elongation factor D translates to MEVEYDDSGWQGRAKGQTNPEEMLEDNPQKTIQECLEKFLTPDYIMEPGIFTQLKRYFQSGGSPEEVISMLSENYKAVAQMANLLAEWLILAGVKVTEVQAMVENHLKEMILKSFDPKKADTIFTEEGETPDWLTEMIDHYTWRSLIYRLAEEYPDCLMLNFTIKLISDAGFQSEITSISTAAQQIEVFSRVLKTSIVKFLNNPDDVHGAIQECARMVCHGQHTYVYSQVLIQVLSQEQKGGFNMKRLSQEIIKYALQNNQNVTPITMALNGSAVYPQACQALTSMLTRNTLNPADITVLFRNYSGSDPPPIDLIRNPQFLELLVDALFRSGVKINPEHKPKYMFLLAYASAVIDQPAKKRPMTERMLNKEELKSTIQAIEKAHTICNVDQGSTELIAELQTLYNCIKYPVVGVGVIRWIENVVMEPSYFKLSTDSCPTHLAVLDEVAAVHPTLQQQILFLLIRLFESKQDELEILVQLEMKKMILDRMVNLLTRGCVVPVLRYIKQCCAIEDTDISLIRYFVTEVLETITHPYSPEFVQLFLPMVENEEITGTMRGEGDNDPVSEFIVHCKAHYTTV, encoded by the exons atgGAAGTGGAATACGACGACTCTGGTTGGCAGGGCCGCGCCAAAGGGCAAACCAATCCAGAG GAAATGCTCGAGGACAATCCGCAGAAGACGATACAGGAATGCCTGGAGAAGTTCCTCACACCGGACTACATCATGGAGCCGGGTATATTTACGCAGCTGAAGCGCTACTTCCAGTCGGGCGGATCTCCGGAGGAGGTTATATCGATGCTATCGGAGAACTACAAGGCGGTGGCCCAGATGGCAAACCTGCTTGCAGAGTGGCTAATCTTGGCGGGCGTCAAGGTGACCGAGGTGCAGGCCATGGTGGAGAATCATCTAAAGGAAATGATCCTTAAGTCCTTCGATCCCAAGAAGGCGGACACCATCTTCACGGAGGAGGGTGAGACGCCCGACTGGCTTACCGAGATGATCGACCACTATACGTGGCGCTCGCTAATCTACCGACTGGCCGAAGAGTATCCCGACTGTCTGATGCTCAACTTTACAATCAAGTTGATCTCGGACGCGGGCTTCCAGAGCGAGATCACTTCCATTTCGACGGCGGCACAGCAGATTGAGGTTTTCTCGCGGGTGCTAAAGACCTCGATCGTTAAGTTTCTGAACAATCCGGATGACGTGCATGGCGCCATTCAGGAGTGCGCCCGCATGGTCTGCCATGGGCAGCACACCTACGTCTATTCCCAGGTGCTTATCCAGGTCCTCAGCCAGGAGCAGAAGGGCGGATTCAACATGAAGCGTCTCTCCCAGGAAATTATTAAATACGCCTTGCAGAA CAATCAAAATGTGACGCCTATTACAATGGCCCTGAATGGTTCGGCGGTCTATCCGCAGGCATGTCAAGCCCTAACATCCATGCTCACCCGCAATACACTAAATCCCGCCGATATCACCGTGCTGTTTCGCAACTACTCCGGATCCGATCCACCGCCCATTGACTTGATACGAAACCCCCAGTTTCTGGAGCTGCTGGTAGACGCCCTCTTTCGTTCCGGTGTAAAGATTAATCCCGAGCACAAGCCGAAGTATATGTTTCTGCTCGCCTACGCGTCCGCGGTTATCGACCAGCCGGCTAAAAAGCGACCAATGACTGAGCGCATGCTTAACAAGGAGGAGCTTAAGAGCACCATTCAGGCAATTGAAAAGGCACATACCATTTGTAATGTGGACCAGGGATCCACCGAGCTAATCGCCGAATTGCAGACGCTGTACAATTGCATCAA ATATCCCGTGGTGGGCGTTGGCGTCATTCGGTGGATCGAAAACGTGGTCATGGAGCCTTCGTATTTTAAGCTTTCCACCGACAGCTGTCCCACGCATTTGGCGGTTCTCGATGAAGTGGCCGCTGTCCATCCCACCCTGCAGCAGCAGATCCTGTTCCTGCTCATCCGCTTGTTTGAGTCAAAGCAGGATGAGTTGGAGATTCTCGTTCAACTGGAAATGAAGAAAATGATCCTGGACCGGATGGTTAACCTGCTGACACGCGGCTGCGTTGTACCTGTTCTCAGATACATAAAGCAGTGCTGCGCCATCGAGGACACGGACATTTCGCTAATCCGATACTTTGTCACCGAAGTGCTAGAGACCATTACACATCCGTACTCGCCGGAATTCGTGCAACTGTTCCTGCCGATGGTGGAGAACGAAGAGATCACCGGCACAATGCGCGGCGAGGGCGACAACGATCCCGTGTCCGAGTTTATTG TTCACTGCAAGGCGCATTACACGACTGTATAG
- the LOC120455815 gene encoding trimeric intracellular cation channel type 1B.1 has protein sequence MDPEAFLDVANQVIKLKMFPFFDIAHSLLAALAVREDLGANAQAFSRKHPLACWLSTMLVIFAGGMVANGLLGEPILAPLKNTGQLLVGTAVWYVVFYTPFDIGYKVAKFLPVKIVASAMKEIYRAKKVYDGVGHAAKLYPNAWIIMIIIGTLKGNGAGFTKLIERLIRGAWTPTAMEFMQPSFYTKASLLASIIFVLDKKTDWISAPHALVYFGIVIFLVYFKLSSILLGIHDPFLPLENLCCAIFFGGIWDSLAKILGRGQAKDGDSKDVKKSN, from the exons ATGGACCCGGAAGCATTTTTGGACGTGGCCAACCAGGTCATCAAGCTGAAAATGTTTCCGTTCTTCGACATCGCTCACAGTCTACTTGCCGCGCTGGCCGTGCGTGAGGACTTGGGCGCCAATGCCCAGGCGTTTTCGCGGAAGCATCCGCTCGCCTGCTGGCTCTCCACCATGCTGGTGATCTTCGCCGGCGGTATGGTGGCCAACGGACTGCTGGGCGAGCCGATATTGGCTCCCCTCAAGAACACGGGGCAGCTCCTCGTGGGAACTGCTGTGTG GTACGTCGTCTTCTACACGCCATTCGACATCGGTTACAAGGTGGCCAAGTTCCTGCCCGTTAAGATCGTAGCCAGTGCCATGAAGGAGATCTATCGGGCAAAAAAGGTGTACGATGGTGTGGGACATGCGGCCAAGCTGTATCCGAATGCCTGGATAATCATGATCATCATCGGCACCCTGAAGGGCAACGGAGCCGGATTCACCAAGCTGATCGAGCGACTCATCCGTGGAGCATGGACTCCAACGGCCATGGAATTCATGCAGCCCAGCTT CTACACCAAGGCTTCCCTGCTGGCCTCGATCATCTTTGTGCTGGACAAGAAGACCGACTGGATCTCAGCGCCACATGCACTCGTTTACTTTGGCATCGTCATATTCCTGGTCTACTTTAAGCTGTCTTCCATCCTGCTGGGCATCCACGATCCCTTCCTGCCGCTGGAGAACCTTTGCTGTGCCATCTTTTTCGGCGGCATTTGGGACAGCCTGGCAAAGATCCTGGGCCGCGGGCAGGCCAAGGACGGCGATAGCAAAGATGTTAAGAAGAGCAACTAA